One window from the genome of Erwinia sorbitola encodes:
- the hycI gene encoding hydrogenase maturation peptidase HycI, giving the protein MPDLSSRYALLCVGNSMMGDDGAGPRLAELCVEQPLSGWTVVDGGAAPENDIGYLRQLRPAHLVIVDATDMGLAPGEMRIIAEDDIAEMFMMTTHNLPLTFLMQQLREDIAQITFVGIQPDVVAFYFPMSAAVEQAVNRLYQLLPALEQGLGIAPYQPETV; this is encoded by the coding sequence ATGCCTGATTTATCCTCCCGCTACGCATTGCTGTGCGTGGGCAACAGCATGATGGGTGACGACGGTGCCGGCCCGAGGCTGGCCGAACTCTGCGTTGAACAACCACTCTCCGGCTGGACAGTGGTTGACGGCGGCGCGGCACCAGAGAACGACATCGGTTATTTACGCCAGCTGCGGCCTGCGCATCTGGTGATAGTTGATGCCACCGACATGGGGCTGGCACCCGGTGAAATGCGCATTATCGCCGAAGATGACATCGCCGAGATGTTCATGATGACCACCCACAATCTGCCGCTGACGTTTCTGATGCAGCAATTACGTGAAGATATTGCGCAAATCACGTTTGTTGGCATTCAGCCGGATGTGGTGGCTTTTTACTTCCCGATGAGTGCGGCCGTTGAACAGGCAGTGAACCGCCTGTATCAGCTGTTACCTGCGCTGGAACAGGGGCTGGGCATCGCCCCTTATCAGCCGGAAACGGTCTGA
- the fdhF gene encoding formate dehydrogenase subunit alpha, with protein MKKVTTVCPYCGAGCKLNLVVDNGKIIRAEAANGVTNQGELCLKGYYGWDFLNDTKLLTPRLTQPLIRRQRGGKFEAVSWDEAIRYTAQRLKEIKQKHGPRAIMTTGSSRGTGNETNYVMQKFARAVIGTNNVDCCARVCHGPSVAGLQATLGNGAMSNSIGDIENSKCLLVIGYNCADSHPIVARRVIKAKEKGAQIIVCDPRRIETARIADQHLQIRNGCNMALVNAFAHVLMEEDLYDHDYVAKYTEGFEEYRKNVADYSPEAVAEQTGVSAQQIRQAMRTYAAAPSATIMWGMGVTQFGQAVDVVKGLAGLALLTGNLGRANVGVGPVRGQNNVQGACDMGVLPNEFPGYQSVTDPKVRAKFADAWGIDVDQMDPEVGHRITEIPHLAIEGKVKAYYIMGEDPLQTEADLGLVRKGFEALEFVVVQDIFMTKTAEQADVILPATSWGEHGGVFSCADRGFQRFEKAIEPKYNVKRDWEIISLLATEMGYPMHYNDNQQIWDEMRSLCPLFYGATYEKMGELGHVQWPCTTLESPGTQYLYADNHFDTPSGKGQLFAAPWRAPAEVPDGDYPLVLCTVREVGHYSCRSMTGNCAALQTLADEPGFVQMNPVDAQALGIRDQQLVWVASRRGKVISRVNYNERINLGAVYMTYQWWIGACNELTQDNLDPISKTPETKYCAVKVEQIADQRWAENYAHQTYSDMKARLRSAVEDVIPVVQF; from the coding sequence ATGAAAAAAGTCACCACTGTCTGCCCGTATTGCGGCGCCGGATGTAAATTGAATCTGGTTGTAGATAACGGAAAAATTATCCGTGCGGAAGCTGCGAACGGCGTCACCAATCAGGGTGAACTGTGCCTGAAAGGCTATTACGGCTGGGATTTTCTCAATGACACCAAACTGCTGACCCCGCGCCTGACCCAGCCGCTGATTCGCCGCCAGAGAGGCGGGAAATTCGAAGCCGTCAGCTGGGATGAAGCTATCCGCTATACCGCGCAACGCCTGAAAGAGATTAAACAAAAACATGGCCCGCGCGCCATTATGACTACCGGCTCTTCCCGTGGAACCGGCAATGAAACCAACTATGTGATGCAGAAATTTGCCCGCGCGGTGATCGGCACCAATAACGTCGACTGCTGCGCCCGCGTGTGTCACGGCCCGTCTGTGGCGGGTTTGCAGGCCACGCTCGGTAACGGCGCGATGAGTAATTCCATCGGCGATATCGAAAACTCAAAATGTCTGCTGGTGATCGGCTATAACTGCGCCGACTCCCATCCCATCGTCGCCCGCCGCGTGATCAAGGCGAAAGAAAAAGGCGCGCAGATCATTGTCTGCGATCCGCGCCGCATCGAAACCGCACGTATTGCCGATCAGCATTTGCAAATCAGGAACGGCTGCAACATGGCGCTGGTGAATGCCTTCGCCCATGTGCTGATGGAAGAAGATCTGTATGACCATGACTACGTAGCGAAATATACCGAAGGCTTTGAGGAGTACCGCAAAAATGTTGCGGATTACTCTCCGGAAGCCGTGGCGGAACAGACCGGTGTTTCCGCCCAGCAAATCCGCCAGGCGATGCGTACTTATGCCGCTGCACCTTCTGCCACCATTATGTGGGGCATGGGTGTCACTCAGTTTGGTCAGGCAGTTGACGTGGTAAAAGGTCTGGCAGGGCTGGCATTGCTGACCGGTAATCTTGGCCGCGCCAACGTCGGCGTCGGGCCGGTTCGCGGGCAAAATAACGTGCAAGGTGCCTGTGATATGGGCGTATTGCCAAACGAATTCCCGGGTTATCAGTCGGTCACCGATCCAAAAGTGCGCGCGAAATTCGCCGATGCCTGGGGTATTGACGTTGATCAGATGGATCCCGAAGTCGGCCACCGCATTACCGAAATCCCGCATCTGGCCATCGAAGGAAAGGTAAAAGCCTATTACATCATGGGTGAAGATCCGTTGCAGACCGAAGCTGATCTGGGTCTGGTGCGCAAAGGCTTTGAAGCGCTGGAGTTTGTGGTGGTTCAGGACATCTTCATGACCAAAACAGCGGAACAGGCTGACGTGATATTACCGGCGACATCCTGGGGTGAACACGGCGGCGTATTCTCCTGCGCAGACCGTGGCTTCCAGCGTTTCGAGAAAGCCATCGAACCTAAATACAACGTCAAACGCGACTGGGAAATTATCAGCCTGCTGGCGACGGAGATGGGTTATCCGATGCATTACAACGATAACCAGCAAATCTGGGACGAAATGCGCAGCCTCTGCCCGCTGTTTTACGGCGCTACCTACGAAAAAATGGGCGAACTGGGACATGTACAGTGGCCTTGTACCACCCTTGAAAGCCCGGGTACACAATACCTGTATGCCGACAATCACTTTGATACACCAAGTGGTAAAGGCCAGCTGTTTGCCGCGCCGTGGCGTGCACCGGCGGAAGTGCCGGACGGAGATTACCCGCTGGTGCTGTGTACCGTGCGCGAAGTTGGTCACTACTCCTGTCGCTCCATGACCGGTAACTGTGCCGCGCTGCAAACGCTGGCTGACGAACCGGGATTTGTGCAGATGAACCCGGTCGATGCCCAGGCGCTGGGTATCCGTGATCAGCAGCTGGTCTGGGTGGCATCGCGCCGCGGAAAAGTCATTTCCCGCGTCAACTACAACGAACGTATCAACCTGGGCGCGGTTTACATGACCTATCAATGGTGGATCGGGGCCTGTAATGAACTGACTCAGGACAATCTCGATCCGATTTCTAAAACGCCGGAAACCAAATATTGCGCGGTGAAAGTCGAACAGATTGCCGATCAGCGCTGGGCGGAGAATTACGCTCATCAGACTTACAGTGATATGAAAGCGCGCCTGCGCAGCGCCGTAGAAGATGTGATCCCGGTGGTTCAGTTTTAA
- a CDS encoding formate hydrogenlyase maturation HycH family protein, producing MKTLANDQRYARHQPCAGHQPHKNKVIFYSLRSKFVDEKIAQKRSSQKVQEVVYYSLAIGHHLGVIDCLQSRLECPLDGYMEWIYSLPQNSEAYRKLAGVQRFGEINIDSSHTHLLALALRDARPKMNETQQGWSDALINLLTQIEHDPAIYLMVRRYDA from the coding sequence GTGAAAACGTTAGCCAATGACCAGCGCTACGCCCGCCATCAGCCCTGTGCCGGCCATCAGCCGCACAAAAACAAAGTGATTTTCTATTCGCTGAGAAGCAAGTTTGTCGATGAGAAAATCGCGCAGAAACGCAGTTCGCAAAAAGTGCAGGAAGTGGTCTATTACAGCCTGGCTATTGGCCATCACCTCGGCGTGATCGACTGCCTGCAATCTCGCCTCGAATGCCCGCTTGACGGGTATATGGAGTGGATTTACAGCCTGCCGCAAAACAGCGAAGCATACCGCAAGCTGGCTGGTGTGCAGCGTTTCGGGGAGATCAATATCGACAGCAGCCACACCCATTTGCTGGCGCTGGCGCTGCGCGATGCGCGCCCGAAGATGAATGAAACACAGCAGGGCTGGAGCGACGCGCTTATCAATCTGCTGACTCAAATTGAACATGACCCCGCCATTTACCTGATGGTCAGGAGATACGATGCCTGA
- the hypF gene encoding carbamoyltransferase HypF encodes MSGLLIRICGKVQGVGFRPFIWQLADRLRLRGEVCNDSTGVEIRLLQPVNVELFIEQLQRDCPPLARIDSINFDSFDWQTPPLNFTITDSRQGRMDTQIAPDAATCPECLHDINHPGDRRFGYAFTNCTHCGPRFTLIRAMPYDRSATSMAEFSLCPQCQQEYLNPADRRFHAQPVACPHCGPQISATLQSGARLASGAAALECAVAALRAGKIVAIKGLGGFHLACDATQQNAVLRLRERKQRPSKPLAVMVPDIGWLGQCSAEGPQSVLCGILGSPAAPIVLTAKCAMSPLCEAVAPELDEIGLMLPFTPLHHLLMQAFQTPLVMTSGNANGCAPVLTNEAALLQLGGIADLWLLHNRDIVQRADDSLLRVTPHGNEILRRARGYVPDAIVLPAGFDNQPPLLALGGDLKNTFCLVRGNQAILSAHFGSLTRSDIAGQQQQAIAHFQQLYDCTPAVVARDAHPAYVSHMQAESPGIQIIDVLHHHAHIAACLAEHRWPLHGGKVIGLALDGLGYGVADDKTGALWGGECLLVDYLHCERLGGLPAVALPGGDRAALEPWRNLLAQWQAFVPGWQTRPESHALQNYPWLPLSRAIAAGINSPLASSCGRLFDAVAVALGCAPAQLTWEGEAASRLEVLAQRASGISHPVTMPLQHTPSGTFLDLATFWQQWLDWDAAPAARAFAFHDALAQGFAALASYHAERMGTGTVALGGGVLHNRLLRQRLRHYLAHLHVLMPQKVPAGDGGLALGQALVACARLQCSAALHSATSISSGFNNKDSHD; translated from the coding sequence ATGTCTGGCTTACTCATTCGCATCTGCGGCAAGGTTCAGGGCGTCGGTTTCCGGCCTTTTATCTGGCAACTGGCCGACCGTCTGCGGTTGCGTGGTGAGGTGTGTAACGACAGCACAGGGGTGGAAATCAGGCTGCTTCAGCCAGTGAATGTTGAGCTGTTTATCGAACAGTTACAGCGCGACTGCCCGCCGCTGGCACGCATCGACAGCATCAACTTTGACTCTTTCGACTGGCAAACACCCCCGCTCAATTTCACTATCACCGACAGTCGCCAGGGCCGTATGGACACACAGATCGCACCCGATGCGGCAACCTGCCCCGAGTGCCTGCATGACATTAACCACCCGGGCGATCGTCGTTTCGGCTACGCCTTTACCAACTGCACCCATTGCGGCCCACGTTTTACGCTGATCCGCGCCATGCCTTATGACCGCTCTGCCACCAGCATGGCGGAATTTTCCCTGTGCCCGCAATGCCAGCAGGAGTATCTAAACCCTGCCGACCGGCGGTTTCACGCGCAGCCGGTCGCGTGCCCGCACTGCGGCCCACAGATCAGTGCAACATTGCAGAGTGGCGCGAGGCTGGCGTCTGGCGCGGCCGCGCTGGAATGTGCCGTCGCCGCGTTACGTGCGGGTAAAATTGTCGCTATTAAAGGGCTGGGCGGTTTTCATCTGGCCTGCGATGCCACGCAGCAAAATGCGGTACTGCGGCTGCGCGAGCGTAAACAGCGGCCATCAAAACCGCTGGCAGTGATGGTGCCAGACATTGGCTGGCTGGGGCAATGCAGTGCAGAAGGCCCGCAATCTGTGCTGTGCGGGATACTGGGTTCTCCCGCTGCGCCCATCGTGCTGACAGCAAAATGCGCGATGTCTCCGCTATGTGAGGCAGTGGCACCAGAGCTTGATGAAATCGGGCTGATGCTGCCATTTACTCCGCTACATCATTTACTGATGCAGGCGTTTCAGACACCGCTGGTGATGACATCCGGTAATGCTAACGGCTGTGCACCGGTGCTGACCAATGAGGCGGCGCTGTTACAACTCGGCGGTATTGCCGATCTGTGGCTTCTGCATAACCGCGATATTGTCCAGCGCGCCGATGATTCACTGCTGCGAGTGACGCCACACGGCAATGAAATCCTGCGCCGTGCGCGCGGTTACGTGCCTGATGCCATCGTGCTGCCCGCCGGATTTGATAATCAACCGCCGCTGCTGGCGCTGGGCGGCGATCTCAAAAATACTTTCTGTCTGGTGCGCGGCAATCAGGCGATTCTCAGTGCTCATTTCGGATCGCTTACCCGCAGCGATATTGCCGGGCAGCAGCAGCAGGCGATTGCACATTTTCAGCAGCTGTATGACTGCACTCCAGCGGTTGTAGCCCGTGACGCGCATCCGGCTTACGTCAGCCATATGCAGGCGGAAAGCCCCGGAATACAGATAATCGACGTACTTCACCACCATGCCCATATCGCCGCCTGTCTGGCGGAACATCGCTGGCCGCTGCACGGCGGCAAGGTGATTGGACTGGCGCTCGACGGGCTGGGCTATGGCGTTGCTGACGATAAAACCGGGGCTTTGTGGGGCGGCGAATGTTTGCTGGTGGATTATCTGCACTGTGAACGCCTGGGCGGATTACCCGCCGTTGCGCTGCCCGGTGGCGACCGCGCTGCGCTTGAACCATGGCGTAATTTACTGGCGCAGTGGCAGGCGTTTGTGCCGGGATGGCAGACGCGCCCTGAGTCTCATGCGTTGCAGAATTATCCCTGGCTGCCGCTGTCCAGAGCCATTGCCGCCGGGATTAACTCGCCGCTGGCGTCTTCATGCGGGCGTTTATTTGATGCCGTTGCCGTCGCCCTCGGCTGTGCGCCCGCGCAGCTGACCTGGGAGGGGGAGGCGGCAAGCCGTCTGGAAGTGCTGGCGCAACGAGCATCGGGTATTTCGCATCCGGTCACGATGCCGCTGCAACATACCCCCTCAGGTACTTTCCTTGATTTAGCGACGTTCTGGCAGCAGTGGCTTGACTGGGATGCCGCGCCCGCCGCACGCGCTTTTGCTTTTCACGATGCGCTGGCGCAAGGCTTTGCCGCACTTGCCAGCTATCACGCTGAGAGGATGGGAACAGGTACCGTCGCGCTGGGCGGCGGCGTGCTGCACAACCGTCTGCTGCGCCAGCGGTTACGTCACTATTTAGCGCATCTTCACGTACTGATGCCGCAAAAAGTGCCTGCCGGAGACGGGGGCCTGGCGCTGGGTCAGGCGCTTGTCGCCTGCGCCCGTCTGCAATGTTCTGCTGCCTTACATTCTGCCACTTCTATTTCTTCAGGTTTTAACAACAAGGATTCTCATGATTAA
- a CDS encoding MFS transporter, translating to MKITEMTSESYVKVSIREKIGYGFGDLASNLSFGFVSLFLLFFYTNIYGISAVQASLIFVIARVIDAIFNIFIGYFIDKTHTRYGKLRPYLLFGAVPLGILTVLCFSPLMSEFKFYYALISYTIYCLAYTTVNTPYSAMTNMLTQHEGSRASLSVYRFVLAIAGYLIVSTSADWLISQFTDQKMGYVFAVSCFSLLATFFFLACFGMTKERVVSLPDQKPPTLKEMIIAVSGNLPLINLSVFTVFFYIAYTLWMAIAIYFIKYSIDDVNFTAKFFAIQSAAYVAGTVISEKLINMMGKKKMLQLGLMIGIAGVVFQYFLAGDNIYLIMTGVCLFSVTLGMGFVAMWSMIADTVEFAEWKHGVRTEGAIYGFFNFITKIAMAIGGGLAGLMLDYFDYSSEQISAAALNGINMMMTLVPGLMFALGMVFIFFYTLDEKSYRNIIKDIELRKHNAL from the coding sequence ATGAAAATCACAGAAATGACCTCTGAGAGTTATGTAAAGGTCAGCATTCGGGAAAAGATAGGTTATGGTTTTGGCGATCTGGCCTCAAATCTGTCATTTGGTTTTGTTTCCCTGTTTTTACTGTTTTTCTACACCAATATTTATGGTATTTCCGCCGTGCAGGCGAGTCTGATATTTGTTATTGCCCGAGTGATCGACGCGATATTTAATATCTTTATCGGCTACTTTATCGATAAAACACACACGCGTTACGGAAAGTTGCGACCTTATCTGTTGTTTGGCGCGGTTCCTTTGGGGATACTGACCGTTCTCTGTTTCAGCCCGCTGATGAGTGAGTTTAAATTTTACTACGCGCTGATCTCCTACACTATCTACTGCCTGGCCTACACCACGGTTAATACTCCCTATTCAGCGATGACCAATATGCTGACCCAGCATGAAGGCTCGCGCGCTTCCCTGTCGGTATATCGTTTTGTGCTGGCGATAGCCGGCTATCTGATTGTCTCTACCAGCGCCGACTGGCTGATTTCGCAATTTACCGACCAGAAAATGGGCTACGTATTTGCGGTTAGCTGCTTCAGTCTGCTGGCGACTTTTTTCTTCCTCGCCTGTTTCGGCATGACCAAAGAGCGGGTGGTGAGCCTGCCTGACCAGAAGCCGCCGACGCTGAAAGAGATGATTATCGCGGTGTCCGGCAACCTGCCGTTGATCAACCTCTCCGTGTTCACCGTGTTTTTCTATATCGCTTATACCCTGTGGATGGCGATCGCGATTTACTTCATTAAATACTCGATTGACGATGTGAACTTTACCGCTAAATTCTTCGCCATTCAGTCTGCTGCCTATGTAGCCGGCACGGTTATCTCTGAAAAACTCATCAATATGATGGGTAAGAAGAAAATGTTACAGCTGGGGCTGATGATTGGCATTGCTGGCGTGGTTTTCCAGTACTTCCTGGCTGGCGATAACATCTATCTGATTATGACCGGCGTGTGTCTGTTCAGCGTAACGCTGGGGATGGGTTTTGTCGCGATGTGGTCAATGATTGCCGACACCGTGGAGTTCGCTGAGTGGAAACACGGCGTGCGTACCGAAGGCGCAATTTACGGCTTCTTTAACTTCATCACTAAAATCGCCATGGCAATTGGCGGCGGTCTTGCCGGGCTGATGCTCGACTACTTTGACTACTCTTCCGAACAGATCAGCGCTGCTGCGTTAAACGGCATCAATATGATGATGACGCTGGTGCCTGGCCTGATGTTCGCGCTGGGAATGGTGTTTATCTTCTTCTATACGCTGGATGAGAAGAGCTACCGAAATATCATCAAAGACATTGAATTGCGCAAGCACAACGCGCTGTAA
- a CDS encoding lysozyme inhibitor LprI family protein, whose translation MIKLKYGIALGFALLAQNALAAGFDCTLTGLNATEKTICADSYLSGLDNVTNGYFLKAMDNSYSVGSLAREQRKWLAERNHCAADAECIKQRYIERNKTLSRVGEYKKVSEVFIRPGDKLDKPVAAGLKNDAGFILSEEPWRVRQLISSGDITSLTAGSTGHYLTVLTHRVVNNDLIVFVVLYVEHDEKKTAYLLSLKESEEPRVQAGYEGYNLELTLQDNNSAPEGDIRYTVAEYRGSGVDVNSESAYATPHAFALNVSGKEIGSIKEVSLPASGAEQQKWVGYCGSQECNSRLISPDGKWRLASADRSNNEIDEGIYFFPHDRPDAGVNVFLPQADTAKGPDYSYSRNYVWGRDATFYFDNEGGYACIWKTDLADKTTKRILPVEAFLRPHYVHYQGEDMIIASYSYYNESGDYHSEEIYLAKK comes from the coding sequence ATGATAAAGCTAAAATATGGTATCGCACTCGGATTCGCACTCCTGGCGCAGAATGCGCTGGCCGCCGGTTTTGACTGTACGTTAACCGGCCTGAACGCCACCGAAAAAACCATCTGCGCAGATAGCTATCTTTCCGGCCTGGATAACGTGACTAACGGTTATTTCCTCAAAGCCATGGATAACAGCTACAGCGTGGGTTCGCTGGCAAGAGAACAACGAAAATGGCTGGCGGAGAGAAACCACTGCGCGGCCGATGCGGAATGCATTAAGCAACGTTATATCGAGCGTAATAAAACCCTGTCGCGCGTCGGGGAATATAAAAAAGTGAGCGAGGTATTTATTCGCCCCGGGGATAAGCTGGATAAACCCGTAGCCGCAGGCTTAAAGAATGATGCCGGATTTATCCTGTCTGAAGAGCCGTGGCGCGTCAGGCAGCTGATCTCCTCCGGCGATATTACCTCGCTGACCGCAGGCAGTACCGGACATTACCTTACCGTTCTGACGCATCGCGTGGTTAATAATGACCTGATTGTGTTTGTGGTGCTGTATGTGGAGCACGACGAGAAGAAAACCGCTTATCTGCTTAGTCTGAAAGAGTCAGAGGAACCGCGTGTGCAGGCGGGCTACGAGGGCTATAACCTGGAGCTTACGCTACAGGATAATAACAGCGCTCCTGAGGGGGATATTCGCTATACCGTGGCAGAATATCGTGGTTCCGGAGTCGACGTTAACAGTGAAAGTGCCTACGCCACCCCGCATGCTTTTGCGCTGAATGTTTCCGGCAAAGAGATTGGCAGCATCAAAGAGGTGAGCCTGCCAGCCAGCGGGGCTGAACAGCAGAAATGGGTAGGCTACTGCGGCAGCCAGGAGTGTAACAGCCGTTTAATCTCTCCGGATGGAAAGTGGCGGCTGGCCTCTGCGGATCGCAGCAACAATGAGATTGATGAAGGGATCTACTTCTTCCCGCACGATCGACCGGATGCCGGTGTAAATGTGTTCCTGCCGCAGGCTGATACCGCCAAAGGGCCAGATTACAGCTACAGCCGCAATTATGTCTGGGGGCGTGATGCGACATTCTATTTTGACAATGAAGGCGGCTATGCCTGTATCTGGAAAACCGATCTCGCTGATAAAACCACCAAACGTATTCTTCCTGTTGAGGCCTTCTTACGGCCGCACTACGTGCACTATCAGGGGGAAGATATGATTATCGCCTCTTACTCTTATTACAATGAGAGTGGCGACTATCATAGCGAAGAGATTTATCTCGCGAAAAAATAG
- the hydN gene encoding electron transport protein HydN codes for MNRFIIADPKKCIGCRTCEIACVMAHSESQDISLLNAVTFAPRLHVIKGVNLSTPVMCRQCEDAPCANVCPNGAILRTGDHVQVMQERCIGCKTCVVACPYGAMEVVTKPVFRQNGAAMVTTSDKAEAHKCDLCHERAEGPACMEICPTKALFAIDRNHLQEMNAEKRRRAALDSTSPLLF; via the coding sequence ATGAACCGGTTCATTATCGCCGACCCTAAAAAATGCATCGGCTGCCGTACCTGTGAAATTGCCTGCGTGATGGCTCACAGTGAATCGCAGGATATCTCGCTGCTCAACGCCGTGACATTCGCACCGCGCCTGCACGTTATTAAAGGTGTCAATCTCAGCACGCCGGTGATGTGCCGCCAGTGTGAAGATGCCCCCTGCGCCAACGTCTGCCCGAACGGTGCCATTCTTCGCACCGGAGACCATGTACAGGTGATGCAGGAACGCTGCATCGGCTGTAAGACCTGCGTTGTTGCCTGCCCGTACGGCGCAATGGAAGTGGTCACCAAACCGGTTTTCCGCCAGAACGGTGCGGCGATGGTCACCACCTCAGATAAAGCGGAAGCGCACAAATGCGACCTGTGCCACGAGCGCGCTGAAGGCCCGGCCTGTATGGAAATCTGCCCGACCAAGGCACTTTTCGCCATCGACCGTAACCACTTACAGGAAATGAACGCAGAGAAACGCCGCCGCGCTGCGCTCGACAGCACCTCCCCACTGCTGTTTTAA
- a CDS encoding HoxN/HupN/NixA family nickel/cobalt transporter gives MINRDFSHVHGRTFWLLLGLLAINLLAWGWALAVFRHNAALMAAALLAYGYGLRHAVDADHIAAIDNVTRKLMQQGQRPVAVGAFFSLGHSSIVVLACVAIAATSLVFGNKIGWLHDYGSTIGTLVSALFLLIMALLNALILRDVYRRFQKVKQGKNFPDTGDNHAMQGGVMSRLFSFAFNLVNKSWQMYLVGFLFGLGFDTATEIGLLGISAAGVSSGMSVWSILVFPALFASGMALVDSLDNFVMVGAYGWAFDKPVRKLYYNMTITATSVVIALFIGGLEALGLMAGKLDLHGGVWAIVERLNENMGSVGYAAVAIFVVFWGISALNYRRKGYDNLAM, from the coding sequence ATGATTAACCGCGATTTTTCCCACGTCCACGGGCGTACTTTCTGGCTGCTGCTCGGGCTGCTGGCTATCAATTTATTGGCCTGGGGCTGGGCACTGGCTGTTTTTCGCCATAATGCCGCACTGATGGCGGCTGCGTTGCTGGCTTACGGCTACGGGCTGCGTCATGCCGTCGATGCCGATCATATCGCCGCTATTGATAACGTCACCCGCAAGCTGATGCAGCAGGGGCAGCGTCCGGTGGCGGTCGGAGCATTTTTCTCCCTCGGGCATTCCAGTATTGTGGTGCTGGCCTGCGTGGCAATTGCTGCGACGTCGCTGGTGTTTGGCAACAAAATCGGCTGGTTGCATGACTATGGCAGCACCATTGGCACGCTGGTTTCCGCGCTGTTTCTGCTGATAATGGCGCTGCTGAATGCGCTGATCCTGCGTGATGTTTACCGCCGTTTTCAGAAGGTCAAGCAGGGCAAAAACTTTCCGGATACCGGAGACAACCATGCAATGCAGGGGGGCGTGATGAGCCGGTTATTCAGCTTCGCGTTTAATCTGGTGAATAAAAGCTGGCAGATGTATCTGGTAGGATTTTTGTTTGGGCTGGGTTTTGATACTGCCACCGAAATTGGCCTGCTGGGTATTTCTGCGGCGGGGGTGTCTTCCGGTATGTCGGTGTGGAGTATTCTGGTGTTTCCGGCATTGTTTGCCAGCGGTATGGCACTGGTCGATTCACTGGACAATTTTGTGATGGTTGGCGCGTACGGCTGGGCGTTTGATAAGCCGGTGCGCAAGCTCTATTACAACATGACTATTACTGCCACCAGCGTGGTGATTGCCCTGTTTATCGGCGGTCTTGAAGCGCTCGGGCTGATGGCCGGGAAACTGGATTTACACGGCGGGGTCTGGGCCATTGTTGAACGCCTGAATGAAAATATGGGCAGTGTCGGATACGCTGCCGTGGCGATTTTCGTGGTGTTCTGGGGCATTTCCGCCCTCAATTATCGTCGCAAAGGTTATGATAATCTGGCGATGTAA